The sequence cttttcaatttgcactgcgttgggctttctcggccactgtaggaggggaggagggaggaggtagagaggtagaggaggggTAGAGAGGAGAGGTAGAGGGGAGGGTTTGGGATTAAATATGATTCTCTTAGATtagtacggtggccctgaagtgcaaaacaaattaacatgtcagaaaacaaaattacaaaaactaaaacacatttacaaaacttaaaacaaatttacaagacgcaaaacacttttcccagcactgaaacacttttacaaatgctgaaacacttttaccagcactaaaacacttttacaaacgctgaaacacttttacaaacgctaaaacacttttacaaactgcgatttctgacggaaagggagggtctaacacacaggaagtgcttgatgcggaccctccttgtcagtcaagctgcgttacgatgagagagtggagttatggacactaaactatgttttgtggcacgtattttagcagcagcagtaaatacttaaactatccctgtcctgttgctacccccgccgcggggttctcctaataccccgggggttcagctaatgccacgcggccatcagccactgcccccgccgcggggttcacctaataccccgggggttcagctaatgccacgcggccatcagccactgcccccgccgcggggggcagtggctgaaccccgcggcgggggcagtggctgataaccgcggggaagtggctgaacccccggtgtattaggtgaaccccgtggcgggggcagtggctgataaccgcggggcagtggctgaacccccggggtattaggagaaccccgcggcgggggcagtggctgataaccggggggcagtggctgatggccgccgggcattagctgaaccccgcggcgggggcagtgactgataaccgaggggcagtggctgaacccccggggtattaggtgaaccccgcggtgggggcagtggctgataaccgcggggcagtggctgaacccctggggtattagctgaaccccgcggcgggggcagtggctgatggccgccgggcattaggtgaaccccgcggcgggggtagcaacaggacagggatagtttaagtatttactgctgctgctaaaatacgtgccacaaaacatagtttggtgttcataactcaactctctcatcgtaacgcagcttgactgacaaggagggtccgcatcaagcacttcctgtgtgttagaccctccctttccgtcagaaatctcagtttgtaaaagtgtttcagcgtttgtaaaagtgtttcagcgtttgtaaaagtttttcagcgtttgtaaaagtgtttcagtatttgtaaaagtgttttgcgtcttgtaaatttgttttaagttttgtaaatgtgttttagtttttgtaattttgttttctgacatgttaatttgttttgcacttcagggccaccgtagatTAGTGATGAAACGTCTGTAAAATAAATTCTACTCATTCACTTAATTATAATCTAtattaatatatcacaatacatcactAGCACAGTTATCTCCAACTCACAGTTTAGCCACTTTTCAGTGCAGGTCAGGAATATCCTACTTATCTTAGAAGGCCTGGATGATGACCTGGGCACAGTTCTCCAAAatcataagcaaaaaaaaaaaaaaaaaaaaacagaaagcaatGCATTGGAAATCTTTTATTCACAATATAATATGGAATATTTATCCAATTTTAAAAGTGatacattttaccatttcatgaagaaaattaattaaatatattaattgtgCCCATCCCTGTgcacaataaaatgtaaaaatagacaTGATTCTGGACTGGAAATCACATCATGAACTCCAGCATTTGCTACACAATAGTAGACATTGCCCTGCTGCTGCTATAAAGTTCtatattagtttatatatttaatgGAATAGTGAAATgtcatctgatatgtgttctgtTTTTAAAATTTGTAAATAATTGCattctattttaaaatatatttatttactttttacaaaACATTACAACTTTTGATCTGGGGTTGTAATACATTTAAAGAAAAGCACAGACTTTGTCCGAGCCTGTGGCGATATAATCTTGTCCAAGACAGGATTTCAAGCAAGGCGTTCCCATATAAAATGctgactgcaaaaaaaaaactgttctccAGCAAGACAGTGGACGTAAAggatgtttatttttatattcgcATCCTTTCAGCTTACTGGCATCGGAGATTTACATCCGTTCTGCCAGACAGGAGCCAGAGCTGTAAGCTGTCTGGATCTGTGTGAGGTCACAAATCAAACAACAAAACTCATCACAGAGCTGCGGGAGCAGTTAACAACACCTGGGACAGTTTGTCCCACGCCAATATATAGCGTCAGTGGCTGAGTAATGGACTGTAAAAGTTCTGCCAGAAACAAATAAAATTGAGGAATTTGACTTTTCTGATGTAGAAACCCAGAGGAATCCATGGCATCATCAGATCCAAAATGTAAAACAATGAGATGATCTTAATCAGCGGTTGTATAAGAGTGCTTTATTGTTCTGATGAAGTGTTTATAGTAGGACCACAGAGTTTGACACGTGTGTGATTTTATCAAGTTTATTTCAGCCAACTGTGGAACATGGCAAATATGATAGGGTCCATTTATAAATAAAGGCTTGATATCTGTAAACAGTGATCACATGTGCACACCCACCAGTGCTCAACCAAGCAACGAAAAACATCAGCCAGATGTGTCTGTTTAGGGTTTAGCTGCAAATTTAGGTATATTGTAGGTATATGAGGACCATGCGGTTTCTCAACATACTTTTTTATTaggggtgtaaaaaaatataaattcatCATATCCCattattatgttttgcaatattaTATTCTTAAAAGAAATATGCTTGATTTCTGAATAAAAAATTCATTAAAGAGATTCGTAGCAGACagtcagatcccactgttctgacagtataaaaatacttttcttttacccctattttaaacaaattatgttttttataaaATGATAGTTTTCCGAAAATATGAATATACTGTAACATAAGCACTGTATCACATTATGTATCATATCACCAGGTTATTGCTAATAAACAGTCCTCATTTTTTATATGCTGGAATATTTTTGTATATGatcatttcagtaaaaaaaattatagtaacaaaaaaaaaatctgccactAAACCTcagttagtagtagtagtaataaaggATTACGGGTttgttctaaaaatgttttacctttaacttctattgcttttgtacttgactattgtaagtcgctttggacaaacgcgtctgacaaatgtaatgtaatgtttgttGCCATGGTGGaacaaggtgtttttttttgtgattgctGTGATTGGTGTAATTGCTATAAAGGTATTCATagcattatttaaacaaaaattatgttccaggaatgttcttaaaataagcaacatAATAAAGgtttgcaataaaaaaacataaaaaatatatatatcacaatgaaTAATATTTAATGGATTTATATTGTATGTTTGAATTTACACTGATAATTAAAAAGTTTGAATCTCCAAAACAAAGATGTttacaagagagaaaaaaagtgtcacgctgggatgagacgggaggcggacgtttgagcgggtaagacatgactttaataaataacaaatagcaaataaacacgtaaacaaacagggaaataacgaatataaatatgtacataaacaaacagggaaaaactaaaggtaactaagctaaacagataacaaacagggctagggaatatatacaaggataaatacgtgGATATGTACAAACAAGGAAAATAACAAGACTAGGAATAAACGTGACAAAATATAAACTAGAAGTAAACAAGAACGTAAGAACACATAAACATAGAAAGAGCAATGACGTGGCGTAATACACAATGAGAAAACGTGAACGTGACAGACAACAGAGGAAAAcctggcgagggcgtaacaaaaagcttcttaactttcagtgaaattcaatgtaaaaagagtttatttcaggtataTTTGGAAGttatctattggtccattcatcaagaaattgtgacaAAGTAAATAAGTCAGTTTTTATGATTAAATTATGTAGTacactaaaaatcgacaaaatggagatacttgattttcattggacagtaacgATATTGAGTTGTGTACATAAATGTATAAACACTGAACATGAAACATAAACAAAACATGAACAAACATTATAGAAACGTCCAGAGGAGGGTGAGGAGCTGGCTCAAAAGTCTGAGACAATGCTTGTACTAAAAGACAATGGCTTTTTAGGACATTTGAGAtagctcttctttttctttcttctccttctccttctcctcatCTTCTCAACTACCCTCATTCTCTGACTCTTTCTAAAATAAATGACCTTATCTTCATCACTAGAGTCCAAACCTACAGAGATCCCTGCCATCACTGTTTTATTATAATCTTCTCTCATATTCCTCTATTcatctgtatttttgtatttggctataattaattttaaatatggtATGGATAATGTAAATGACTTCTAGTCCTCTCTGTAACCAAAAACTAGACCCAAAATAAATTCAAATTAGAATAAACAATAACTACAGTAGAGAGATATAAATGCTGGATGTTGCACATTTGTATTGACTGATCAGGGTGTGTAACAAGAGTTTTCTCTGGAAGAGACCAGTTCAAGAGAAAATGAACAGGGTAACAGTTTCAATCAGTTGAAAAAGTTGCAATATACTTCTGTTTTTACattaatgtgttatacatttggTAGGACTGGATTTCTACAACTAATGGTTATAGTATTCTATAAATTTTATTGTGCAATGacagtaaaataaatgcattaaaatgaatacaaaagCAGAATGTGAGAATTAAAAaatctacttttatttttttgatgattGTGGAGGAATTAAAGGCACATACTTCACAGTTCTAAGATTTTCAAGGCAACAGACCTATCCTTTAGGGGCTCATGtaggggaagggccaggaaacaAGGGGAGGAGATGCCCCAGTATAAAAGCTACCACACTTACAAGACCTACCCCATAAAGTGTGTTTTTAACTGCTTTTCTGTTCTACAAGGAACTTTTCAGGTTGAAGTGCCCACTTTTATGTAGCCATGTATAACAGTGGCTACTCACACACCAAAATGGGGCTGGCAGCCAAGAACCTGCACAAATCGAAGGAGAGGAGCTGCGGTTATTATATGAGAATAGTCTTATTTTTCTCCTCACTGATCCAGTCTCTCATCATTGTCAGCCTGGTGCTCTTTCTGGTTTATGGAGAACCTCAGCAGACGGTGGAGGAGAAGAGAATCCAGGAGCTTGAACAAAGTTATAGCAGACTCTCATTGGAAAACGTCGCTCTCAGAGCCAAGGAGAAGAACCTAAGTCTGCAACTGAACCTCACTCTTGCTACGAAGAAGCTGTGTGAGAATAACATTACCTACATACGCAGACAAGCCGACTATTTAAACCTTTCTTTCAACAGCATGAGAACGAAATTGGTAAGCTGTGTTCTTTGTCAGTTATCAATACTCTGTAATGTTCAGCATACCATAAATAGATGCTCATAAGGTCACTGACATATGGCACATTAGATATTTAggagtttttatttattgaagatAAGATATTGGTATGAAATGTGACAAATTGTTACAATAATAGAATTAACATAATCCCTACAGTAATGCATTGGGaaattgtaaaagtaaaagtatactTCTCAAAAATATTTGCAGTTACTGACCATTCAAATAGCAATTTATGAGataattaaaagttttaaatttgttttaaaaaagtatgacTGCAGTGGTCTTTGCATGTGTTTTGCATTCCACAGGCTGAGTGTGAGGCGAAGAGATCCAATGGGGTGCCTTGTTCAAGTATGGCTTGACCTTCTTCTTCTTTACATGTTCAGACTCGAACACTTTCAATGGGTTTGCTGTCACTTAGTCAAGACTTATTCCAGTAGAATCAAGTGGAATATGAGTAGTGCAGGGTTAAGCTTCCCTAGACCCAGTTCATCAAATGCACTCATATACTGTAGACATTGGATATTGGATATAGATCGGATGATGGTGAAACAGACCTTGGATTCAATTGGGCTCTATAGGTGTTGGCTCCATGAGAAAAGTGTGGAGTTTGTGGAACAGGATTGGGCACAAAGGGTTCTAATAGGTCAGGTTTAGGTGGAGTCAGGTCCTGTGGAATCGCCTAACTAGAGTTAAATTAATTCAGGATATTGGACGTAGTATTGCAATGATGGGCACTACACTGATGCTGCGAGTATCACATGCAATACCTGGGCTCACTGTCTGTGTGTTCTCCTTGTGTCCATGTGAGGTTTATGcctaacttttaaaaatgtaCGTCAAAGGTGAATTGGCCATGCTAATTTGCTCTCTAGATGTGGTAGACCAGCACCTTGTCCAGGGGGGTATTCAAGAGGATAAGAAGATTAGATTTAGGTTAGATGTATGAGTAACTATGTTATTCCAAAACTATGCTCTATGTTTCATAATGTTTGTTATctattttcttctatttttctaTTAGCCAACGACAAATATTTGGAACATCGTTTGAAGCAAACTGAGGAGTTGCAGAAACTACTCAGGGCCAACTTCACAGAGCAAATGCACGTCGCCAAACTCGAGTTAGAGAACACTCAGAAAGACCTCATCAGATATCGGTTGGAAGCAATTGAACTTCGGCGGGAAAAAGCCTTACTTGAGGAGAGGCTCGACATATACGAGAAGAAGTGTAAGGAGGACTTCATTAAGTCCTTACAAGGGATTCCCGATGTCACCAAGGAATTTCTCAAAAGGGTTGACGATTTGTTCTCGAAGCACATTTCCTTCCAGCTGACATGTGAGAAGCAGAGTCTTCAGCTGGAGAAAATCCGTGCAAACTGCAGCAGCCTCTCATCCGAGGTGGAGAACAAGCTTCAGTTGTACCTAGACAAAGTGGGGAGCCAGATCACCCAGACTGTCGGCGAAAATGCCAAATGCCTCACAGAGAACAAACGTCTAAATGAGGATACTAGCTGGTGCATCCGCAACCGCAGTGAGATCATTGAGGGGAACAAGAAGATTCTCAAGCAAACCCAACAAAACAATGACAAAGAGGTGGAACATCTCCTGCTGGACATCAGAAAACTAAACGCAAATACGAATCTTCTGGAGAATTCACTGTCGGTGAAGAACATTGAGATTAAAATGCTGAACGACAAAGTCAACAACCTAAATGCTTCATTGTCTGTTTGTAAGGtgggcatttttattttattaaccaacagaaattttaaaacattgtttctCTTATGGTTAATtttatctaaatattttttttatttcagacccCGCCATTCCCCAGGACACCAACCATCCCATTCATGAGACCTGGAGCTTCATCTTTTGGAACAGGCATGAGTTCTCCAGGGCTGGGCTCAAACCCTGGGCTGGGTTCAAACCCTGGGCTGGGCTCAAACCCTGGGCTGGGCTCAAACCCTGGGCTGGGCTCAAACCTTGGGCTGGGCTCAAACCCTGGGCTGGGATCACCATCGTTAGGTACTTTTGGATCTAACCCAAGTGGAGGGTCCCCATTCGGAGGAGTAAAACCAATAACTGGAGGTGACATAACAGGTAAGGCCAGTGTGGTTCCGGACAGATTCTGGCACACAAAGACATTAGTCTAGTATAATGCAATTATGAGTTTACTATACTATCAATATTTCTATTGATTCATCTTTCCCTTTTCTCCACAGCAAAAATTAATCAGCACTTGAAAGAGCTTCATCAGTATGCAAAAACAGACTGAAGGAATGACCAGAGGCCAAACCTCGAGTAAATAATGATATGAAATGATGTAAATAATGGCTTAAACAGCAAATTGCATTGCATTATTTAGTACATATACATGAAAGCATTTCTGTTAGACTTACTTGGATAACATGAGGATTACGTCTAGATCTTTAAGGCTATGAAGTAAAATAAGCTTGAAGCTACAGTAAGCTAGTTAAATCTCATGAAATAGCAGAGATGGCAATGTAACGATTTTGCATATATGGCTcatatatttcttcatttatgtCCAGAGGTATGCATAAGTTTGGGAACCCTGGATAAACTACACTGTTTGTTGATCTTTTTTTTAAGAGTAAATAAAGCAGCATTTTTACATCTGCACACTTGAGTGCACaattcatgtttatttgcttattttaacaAATTGGGAAAAAGCTATAAAGATTGGCTTGAAACAGCATATTGCATTTCATTATGTATgtgatttttttgttgtattatggTTTATTTCCTCAACATCTTAAATtgagcaaataaatataaaatgtgttcttaacattttttttctgtgtaacatttaaatttaaatactgaaccaaacaatgCTTATTTTAAACACTATTCAAATGTTTGTATTTGCCTGTAATTATGTAATTGTACTAAAATATCtacaataaaatgtttcaaatgcTTGAAAAAATCTTTCTCAGTGCAATTAttgcattgttttattttggtatacaggttaaaatactttatatatatatacaatatatattcataatataCAGTGTATTCACACATAAATAATACTGTTGTGTTTGCAGTGCTCTCGACAGTATTACTCATGGGTGAATAAACTGTATGTTATGAACAAACCTGGCATGAACCCTGAATTCACACACGTCAGTGGAATGTTGTCGTAAACAGTGTGTACCTCTTGACGCACTTGAGGGTCAATTCCCAATCCAACCTGGCGAGAAACTTTAAAATGCCTGGGTTAAAATGCCTGTGTTTGTCTGCCAACGCCTCCATGGTGTAGCATGGGAAGGATGAGATGGACAAAGGACATAAGTGTGTTTACGAAGCATAGCAGCGTCTCATCCATGTCCTGACAGGGAGATGCATGCAACCGGTATCATTAATAAACACACAGGGTGTgaggagggaggggaggggggtggttTTCAATCAGCTTTCCAACAAGGCAAGAAGGCCCACCTTTCTTACGAGCCCTAAAATAACTCTGGCCAACCAAGAGCTATTGTCATTTGTTTTGCGTCAGTGGGAAGTTCTACTTAAAACAAAGCCCTCTCCAACCAAAGCAACCCACTTAGAGCCAAGGCTGAATGCTCATTCAGCCACACTGGCAGGAAGGTTAGATAACATGGGTGAAGATGTTCACGTGGAGACTTTCATTCCAATAAATTAAGAGTGCGAACAATGAAGTAGTCAAAGAACGAAACAAAAAGGAAATCACTCTTAATATTTAATTTTGGCCATTCGTTCAGGATATACCCACTGGGAGGACAGGTCGTCTCCACCAAAAGGAAGAAGGACCTTGTCTCTCGTCCTAAAAGACACATTGGCACAGATAACCCGCACTTCAGGCGCAGAATGTAAAACAATTAAGATTTTGTTTTGCATGCTGACTTGCTTCCTGTCACAAGCAATGCCAGAAACActggaacaaaaaaatatatgcatagaaaaaaaacaaacgaaatgTTTAAGCAGAGCAGAAACAAGACGCCAATCAATAAATAATGGCGTCATAAAATGGAACCCACTGTTCTGCTTAAAGGAAATCCTTTGTTTAGCGCGAGTGACTTCCACTTAAGGCTGCTGGAACTTCTCTTGGCTGAGAGAGAAACTCACATGTTAGTAGTTTTGACAACAGAACAATGAATATTCTCAACTTCTTGACAGCTGTGTCTTCACATCTGGCCACCATTGTCTTAAATAAGCACTGGTATGACGTGTAAGTTTCGAGGTGAGTGAGGGCATTTAAAGAAGTACAGGGAAATGAATATGTAGAAATTCATTCTTTTTATGTTGTTTGTTAAAAGACCTAATTCAGTCTGTCTGACAATctgaaagaatgttttttttttatggacagCATTTCTGTTAGACTCATTACAAATTGTTGGCTGATCATTTTAATGTGGCCTAGAATGAAAATCTGTACTTTTCTTGGCATAGTTGGATGAGGAACCTTATACACTGTAGGCACAATCAAAACAGAGCTTTAAAACGACCCAGTTTCAAAATCTCAAGATTCTATACTAAGATTATATACTCTCCTGAAACCtgaaactcttgcatggcatgcattttttatttatctttgctatttgggctcaTTGATACCTGGTTAGTGTAAACAAAAATCCTTCTACATGATGTAGATTCTAAGAa comes from Astyanax mexicanus isolate ESR-SI-001 chromosome 17, AstMex3_surface, whole genome shotgun sequence and encodes:
- the plvapa gene encoding plasmalemma vesicle associated protein a, translated to MYNSGYSHTKMGLAAKNLHKSKERSCGYYMRIVLFFSSLIQSLIIVSLVLFLVYGEPQQTVEEKRIQELEQSYSRLSLENVALRAKEKNLSLQLNLTLATKKLCENNITYIRRQADYLNLSFNSMRTKLAECEAKRSNGVPCSTNDKYLEHRLKQTEELQKLLRANFTEQMHVAKLELENTQKDLIRYRLEAIELRREKALLEERLDIYEKKCKEDFIKSLQGIPDVTKEFLKRVDDLFSKHISFQLTCEKQSLQLEKIRANCSSLSSEVENKLQLYLDKVGSQITQTVGENAKCLTENKRLNEDTSWCIRNRSEIIEGNKKILKQTQQNNDKEVEHLLLDIRKLNANTNLLENSLSVKNIEIKMLNDKVNNLNASLSVCKTPPFPRTPTIPFMRPGASSFGTGMSSPGLGSNPGLGSNPGLGSNPGLGSNPGLGSNLGLGSNPGLGSPSLGTFGSNPSGGSPFGGVKPITGGDITAKINQHLKELHQYAKTD